The sequence AGCAGGCTCTCTTTTTTTGTCATACAAAGCTTTACGACATTACTCTAACAGTTTATTTAAATAGGATTTTAAAAGACTGCCTGCATCTTTTTACCTTTTGCTTTTAGttctgtcactgtggtccctatgtctctctctgttcttTTCACTTTCTCGTTCTCTATGCTTGTCTTTGCTTTTCTCCCTCTCCTTATCTTTTTCATGAGCCTGTTCATCACTTTTAGGCTTCTCTGTCTTTTTTTCTGGATTTCTAGTCTCTCTGGGGCTTTTTCCATCAGCAGCTCTATCACTGTGTGGGGATCGCGCTCTTTCTTTGTCTCTCTGTCCTTCCTCTCTACTCTTccgctctctctctttttcctggTTTCTGTCTCTGCGCCTGTTTCTTTCGGAATCTTGCTCCCAGTATTTTTCATTGCTCCATTCTTTTTCATGTCTGTCTTTTTTTTGGTGATGGGTTTCACTGTAAAGTCTTTGTCGATCATTTTTTCCTCTACTGAATCCTCTCTCTAAATGCTGTTCTTCTCTGCCCCAAGGATCGCTGTGGCGTCTTTCTGGTCTCCTACTGTCTTTACTCTGAAAAAAATTTTCTGGTCCCAAAAATCTTGATTGTTTGTGAGCCACCGGTAGCCCTTGTGCAATGGGTCCGGCATACTGTGGTGGCTGACCTGATAAATGAGCTACTGGTGGCCATGGCATCATTGGATTTTGAGGAAAACCAAagccaggaggaggaagaagcggAGGTGGTAAATGAGGAGGAAATCCAAACATAGGGTTGTTTTGTGGAGGGAAGTTATGAGGTACAGGAGCCTGAAACTGAAATCCAGGTGGATTAGATTTAGAATGCTGAAAATTCTGCTGAGGAGGTCCAACAGATGAGAAACTGCCACTTGCAACAGGGCTTGGGACTTTGGAAATAAATTCAGAACGAGAAGAGTTTTCAGTTTCAAAATGAGATGAAGTTGTGGCTTGTCCTCTTCTAAATGAGTTCACTGTTTCAATATTTTGCATCAATCCATCTTCCTGTGAGTGTTTGGTATCTTCTGCTTGTGATGCAACTGTGTTATCTGCCTTAGCTGCAGCTGAATTGAACGGTGTCTCATTGGTTTGAGTCTCACTTTGATACAGGTTTAAGCCCCCTTCTCCAGAAAGTTGTTTATTCTCTGGTTCTACTTGATCATTTCCTGAAGCATTTTGTCGGTCTTCATTTCTGCTAACATCTCCATCCTTGTTTTCTGAAATATTAGTCTGCTGGCTTCGTCCAGCTGCCTGTCGTGGATCTCTTTTAAGATTAATGAATGGTGGCGATTTAGAGGTATTAGCAGTAGTACCTTCAGCAGAGCCTACATTAACATTGTTCTCACTGggcttttttcctgaatttgATGAGGAAgaaaagctggaatttgtgctcCTTCTAACTTCCTGTGCAACACTATCTTTGTCTGGTATCTGTCGCTTTGAGTcattttctttactttcttcaGTTTCCTTATTCTGTGCTTGAGCAGACAAATTTGCTAAAAATGCTTCTGTGGAGACATCTGGAGGTTTTCCCTTAAGAGTCAGCCCTATCAAAGAACCAGTACTTCTTGCAGAACTTGAGGTCCCTACAGCTGCTGCATCCACAGTTGCAGCAGCATTAGTGGATTCTTGAGGATCATCCAAACCAGTCTTTGCTTCACCAGCTTCAGCAGTTACCTCAGCAACATCCATGGTTTCTTCTTTCAAGGCTGCCTGTTCATTTAATAATGGTATTTCTTCACTAGGACCTGCTTCTGACTTGCTGTGCTCATACACCTGCCCTGTTGTGCCCAACAGGCTTTGAAGAATATCATCCACGGGCAACGGTTTATTTGCTAGCTCCAGAGTAGAAGGCTGATTTTCCCATCCAACCAGGACTCCAGGAAGAAACCTGAGAGGCTTTGGTGGTTCATGTTTGGTACTTTCCACCAACGGTTCAATAACTGCTGGAGCATCATCTGTATTAGACTGCTGTGGTTTATTTCTCTGCTTGTGCAGCACAGTTGTgaaggaattaaaaaaattattttcctcttcttcttctagtGCCAAATCATGATGTGAGACTTCAGGTTTGCTTGGCTTGCTTTTCTTCTCTGGTGGCAAGCTACTCAAGGTATTTTCAGCAGCCTCATCTGCAAAACTACTGGTTA comes from Melospiza melodia melodia isolate bMelMel2 chromosome 3, bMelMel2.pri, whole genome shotgun sequence and encodes:
- the PHF3 gene encoding PHD finger protein 3 isoform X3; this encodes MDVKHERKSFTRFMVGCGRCDDWFHGDCVGLSLSQAQQMGEEDKEYVCVKCCAEEDKKMECFDQNVLDTQVKLEHKEEKAIECEKLGVSKQTPTCNLNTAAEKMKQTEDTGKHKVKIFRRESGDGKNLPESRDSDTKKGQHVPARKGSQTTAIPRRSPEDKNEKISKESLSTMERSTKSGVHEKQEIKKKKNEKGSSSATHLPASKPSADQIRQSVKQSLKEILMKRLTDSSLKIPEERAAKVATRIERELYSFFRDTDAKYKNKYRSLMFNLKDPKNNILFKKVLKGEVTPDHLIKMSPEELASKELAAWRQRENRHTIEMIEKEQREVERRPITKITHKGEIEIESETPMKEQEEVMEIQEPNTKLFEKSEEAEKDKEINESASPDTTSQHKNHLFDLNCKICIGRMAPPTDDVSGKKVKVSVGVARKQSDNEAESIADALSSTSSILASELLEDDKQDSSKSFTPLPKSETPGTVECESLFLARLNFIWKGFINMPSVAKFVIKAYPVSGSFEYLTEDLPDSIQVGGRISPHTVWDYVEKIKASGTKEICVVRFTPVTEEDQISYALLFAYFSSRKRYGVAANNMKQVKDLYLIPLGSSDKVPHHLVPFDGPGIEIHRPNLLLGLIIRQKMKRQITAVSSVTSSFADEAAENTLSSLPPEKKSKPSKPEVSHHDLALEEEEENNFFNSFTTVLHKQRNKPQQSNTDDAPAVIEPLVESTKHEPPKPLRFLPGVLVGWENQPSTLELANKPLPVDDILQSLLGTTGQVYEHSKSEAGPSEEIPLLNEQAALKEETMDVAEVTAEAGEAKTGLDDPQESTNAAATVDAAAVGTSSSARSTGSLIGLTLKGKPPDVSTEAFLANLSAQAQNKETEESKENDSKRQIPDKDSVAQEVRRSTNSSFSSSSNSGKKPSENNVNVGSAEGTTANTSKSPPFINLKRDPRQAAGRSQQTNISENKDGDVSRNEDRQNASGNDQVEPENKQLSGEGGLNLYQSETQTNETPFNSAAAKADNTVASQAEDTKHSQEDGLMQNIETVNSFRRGQATTSSHFETENSSRSEFISKVPSPVASGSFSSVGPPQQNFQHSKSNPPGFQFQAPVPHNFPPQNNPMFGFPPHLPPPLLPPPGFGFPQNPMMPWPPVAHLSGQPPQYAGPIAQGLPVAHKQSRFLGPENFFQSKDSRRPERRHSDPWGREEQHLERGFSRGKNDRQRLYSETHHQKKDRHEKEWSNEKYWEQDSERNRRRDRNQEKERERKSREEGQRDKERARSPHSDRAADGKSPRETRNPEKKTEKPKSDEQAHEKDKEREKSKDKHRERESEKNRERHRDHSDRTKSKR